In Juglans regia cultivar Chandler chromosome 13, Walnut 2.0, whole genome shotgun sequence, the following proteins share a genomic window:
- the LOC108993393 gene encoding L-ascorbate peroxidase 3-like: MALPVIDTEYLKEVDKARRDLRALIASRHCAPIMLRLAWHDAGTHDVKTKTGGPNGSIRNAEEYSHGSNNGLKKAIDWCEEVKSKHPKITYADLYQLAGVVAVEVTGGPTIDFVPGRKDSNVCPKEGRLPDAKQGAPHLRDIFYRMGLSDEDIVALSGGHTLGRAHPERSGFDGPWTKEPLKFDNSYFVELLEGESEGLLRLPTDKALVDDPNFRHYVELYAKDEEAFFRDYAESHKKLSELGFAPSSSGSKVISKQSSILAQSGVGVAVAAAVVILSYFYEVHKNIK; encoded by the exons ATGGCGTTACCAGTCATTGACACGGAGTACCTAAAGGAGGTCGACAAGGCTCGTCGCGATCTCCGTGCCCTCATCGCCTCCAGGCACTGCGCTCCCATCATGCTTCGCTTGgc GTGGCATGATGCGGGCACACATGATGTGAAGACTAAAACAGGTGGACCGAATGGTTCGATTAGGAATGCTGAAGAATACAGTCATGGTTCTAACAATGGCTTGAAAAAAGCCATTGATTGGTGCg AGGAAGTGAAGTCTAAGCATCCCAAGATTACATATGCAGACCTATACCAG CTTGCCGGTGTTGTTGCCGTTGAGGTTACTGGAGGTCCAACCATTGACTTTGTTCCTGGCAGAAAG gACTCGAATGTTTGTCCCAAGGAAGGGCGACTTCCAGATGCTAAGCAAG GTGCACCACATCTTAGGGATATCTTTTATCGGATGGGTCTGTCTGACGAGGATATTGTTGCTCTGTCTGGGGGCCACACTTTG GGAAGGGCACATCCAGAGAGATCTGGTTTTGATGGTCCTTGGACTAAGGAACCTCTTAAGTTTGATAACTCATACTTTGT GGAACTTTTGGAGGGGGAATCAGAGGGTCTGTTGCGACTTCCAACAGACAAGGCTTTAGTGGATGATCCTAATTTCCGTCACTATGTGGAGCTGTATGCAAAG GACGAGGAAGCATTCTTTAGAGATTATGCAGAATCGCATAAGAAACTATCAGAGCTTGGGTTTGCTCCAAGTTCCTCTGGTTCAAAGGTAATTTCAAAGCAGAGCAGCATACTGGCACAAAGTGGTGTAGGAGTTGCGGTTGCTGCTGCTGTGGTGATCTTGAGCTACTTTTACGAAGTTCACAAGAATATTAAATGA
- the LOC108993394 gene encoding myb-related protein 308-like encodes MGRSPCCEKAHTNKGAWTKEEDDRLIAYIRSHGEGCWRSLPKAAGLLRCGKSCRLRWINYLRPDLKRGNFTEEEDELIIKLHSLLGNKWSLIAGRLPGRTDNEIKNYWNTHIRRKLLNRGIDPATHRSINEAAQDTTSTISFAASAVKEEENPTTAVFGGKAAESQVQERCPDLNLELRISPPCQNQHEPLKTGGASLCMACSLGLQNSKDCSCRVASNGSTSGSTSSTGYDFLGLTSGVLDYRSLETK; translated from the exons ATGGGAAGGTCTCCTTGCTGTGAGAAAGCTCACACAAACAAAGGAGCATGGaccaaagaagaagatgatcgcCTCATCGCCTATATCCGGTCTCACGGCGAGGGCTGCTGGCGCTCACTCCCTAAAGCCGCTGGCCTTCTCCGATGCGGCAAAAGTTGCCGGCTTCGCTGGATCAACTATCTCCGTCCCGACCTCAAACGTGGCAACTTcactgaagaagaagacgagCTCATCATCAAACTCCATAGCCTTCTTGGCAACAA GTGGTCTCTGATAGCGGGGAGATTACCTGGGCGAACGGATAATGAGATAAAGAACTACTGGAACACTCATATAAGAAGAAAACTTTTGAACAGAGGCATTGACCCTGCAACTCACAGGTCAATCAATGAGGCTGCTCAGGATACAACGTCCACTATATCTTTTGCTGCTTCTGCcgtcaaagaagaagaaaaccccACAACCGCGGTGTTTGGGGGGAAAGCCGCAGAAAGCCAGGTTCAAGAACGGTGTCCGGACTTGAACCTTGAGCTTAGGATTAGCCCTCCTTGCCAAAACCAGCATGAACCATTGAAGACTGGTGGAGCGAGTCTATGTATGGCTTGCAGCTTGGGGTTGCAGAATAGTAAGGATTGCAGTTGCAGAGTTGCTAGTAATGGTAGCACCAGTGGTAGCACTAGTTCCACTGGTTATGATTTCTTGGGGTTGACGAGCGGAGTGTTAGACTACAGAAGCTTGGAAACGAAATGA
- the LOC108993422 gene encoding synaptotagmin-1-like has product MGFFSTIFGFSGFGIGISIGLVAGYFLFIYFQPSDVQDPVIRPLVEHDSETLQRMLPEIPLWVKNPDYDRIDWLNKFVEYMWPYLDKAICKTARNIAKPIIAEQIPKYKIDSVEFETLTLGSLPPTFQGMKVYVTDEKELIMEPSIKWAGNPNITIAVKAFGLKATVQAVDLQVFAAPRITLKPLVPSFPCFAKIYVSLMDKPHVDFGLKLVGADLMSIPGLYRFVQELIKDQVAKMYLWPQTLEVPILDPTKAFKRPVGILNVKVVRAMKLKKKDLLGASDPYVKLKITEEKLPSKKTSVQYKTLNPEWNEEFSIVVKDPQSQALELRVYDWEQVGKHDKLGMEVVPLKELTPDESKVMTLDLLKNMDLNDAQNEKSRGQLVVELTYRPFKEEDLPKGYEETKTVQTTPDGTPAGGGVLVVMIHEAQDVEGKHHTNPYVRIIFRGEEKRTKHIKKSRDPRWEEEFSFVLDEPPIKEKMHVEVVSSSSRMGLLHPKESLGYIDINLADVVSNKRINEKYHLIDSKNGRIQIELQWRTS; this is encoded by the exons ATGGGCTTCTTCAGTACTATATTCGGTTTTTCTGGTTTTGGGATTGGGATTTCTATCGGTCTTGTTGCTGGATATTTCCTCTTCATCTATTTCCAACCCAGCGATGTTCAG GATCCTGTAATACGTCCCCTGGTTGAGCACGACTCAGAAACTTTGCAGCGGATGCTTCCTGAGATACCACTTTGGGTGAAAAATCCAGACTATGATCGT aTCGACTGGTTAAACAAGTTTGTCGAGTATATGTGGCCTTATCTTGACAAG GCAATTTGCAAGACTGCAAGGAACATTGCAAAACCTATAATTGCTGAGCAAATTCCGAAATATAAAATCGATTCTGTCGAATTTGAAACACTTACGTTGGGGTCCCTACCACCAACTTTTCAAG GCATGAAAGTTTATGTCACTGATGAGAAGGAGTTGATTATGGAACCGTCCATAAAATGGGCTGGAAATCCTAACATCACTATTGCTGTTAAAGCATTTGGGTTAAAAGCAACTGTCcag GCGGTTGATTTGCAAGTCTTTGCCGCACCACGTATTACTCTGAAGCCCTTGGTTCCAAGCTTTCCTTGTTTTGCCAAAATCTATGTGTCTCTCATGGACAAG ccacATGTTGACTTTGGACTAAAGCTTGTTGGGGCTGATCTTATGTCAATACCTGGCCTCTACAGGTTTGTCCAG GAGCTTATAAAAGATCAAGTTGCCAAAATGTATCTATGGCCCCAAACCCTGGAAGTACCTATTTTGGATCCAACAAA AGCTTTCAAGAGGCCAGTTGGAATTCTCAACGTGAAGGTGGTGAGGGCCatgaaactgaaaaagaaagatCTTCTTGGTGCATCGGACCCTTATGTGAAACTAAAGATCACTGAGGAAAAGCTTCCATCGAAGAAGACCTCTGTGCAGTACAAAACCTTGAACCCTGAATGGAATGAGGAGTTCAGTATTGTCGTTAAAGATCCACAATCCCAGGCTTTAGAGCTTCGTGTTTATGACTGGGAGCAG GTTGGCAAACATGACAAACTGGGAATGGAGGTAGTCCCTCTGAAAGAACTAACCCCTGATGAGTCAAAAGTTATGACTCTGGACCTCCTTAAAAATATGGACTTGAATGATgctcaaaatgaaaaatcacgCGGGCAGCTTGTTGTGGAATTGACATATAGGCCTTTCAAAGAGGAAGACTTACCAAAAGGTTATGAAGAAACGAAGACAGTACAGACGACTCCAGATGGAACGCCTGCAGGTGGAGGTGTATTGGTAGTTATGATTCATGAAGCTCAAGATGTTGAAGGGAAGCACCACACGAATCCTTATGTACGGATTATTTTCAGAGGCGAAGAGAAAAGGACTAAG CATATAAAGAAGAGCAGAGATCCAAGGTGGGAAGAGGAATTCTCGTTTGTGCTGGATGAGCCTCCCATCAAGGAAAAAATGCACGTAGAGGTTGTCAGCAGCTCATCAAGGATGGGCCTGCTGCATCCCAAG gaATCTCTGGGTTATATTGATATCAATCTCGCGGATGTTGTTTCCAACAAACGAATTAACGAGAAGTACCATCTTATAGACTCCAAGAATGGACGTATACAGATCGAGTTACAATGGAGGACTTCATGa
- the LOC118344176 gene encoding uncharacterized mitochondrial protein AtMg00810-like, whose product MTVDHSQLDQSTNYMGKDCVVVGNGPPLQHLAPSPSPSEPSTDSTPTAVIPLGTHPMFTRAKAGIFKTRHPANLSFLGTSGLLPALLASTKPKGFKYAAKNPNWLAAMDEEIHALKNNHTWVLVHWPANTNIVGSKWVLWTKYFPDESVERLKVRLVAKGYTQKWPIRQLDVKNVFLNGTLIDQVYMEQPPGLVDTSLFIYYQKSNIIYLLLYVDDIIITDNNYSLLDSFTCKLNSKFATKDLGSLSYFLGLKATPTSDGLFINQLKYARDILSRVQLLDSKPVHTPMVISQPLSTDGSLFSDPTLYKSLVGTLQYLTITRLDIAHAVNSVSQFLHAPIEDHFLAVKCILLYVRGTIHFDLTFCPSSSLGALVAYFDANWAGYPDTRRSTSGYSIYLGDNLVSWRAKKQPTVSCSSCESEYRVLAFTIAELIWLTHLLRDL is encoded by the exons ATGACCGTGGATCACTCTCAATTGGACCAATCCACAAATTACATGGGTAAAGATTGTGTAGTTGTTGGGAATG GTCCTCCTTTGCAGCACTTGGCTCCCAGTCCATCTCCTTCTGAGCCCAGTACAGATTCCACACCTACTGCAGTGATTCCGTTGGGCACTCACCCTATGTTCACGAGAGCTAAAGCTGGCATTTTCAAGACTCGTCATCCAGCAAATCTTAGTTTCTTGGGTACTTCTGGTCTTCTTCCGGCTCTCCTTGCATCGACTAAGCCTAAAGGTTTCAAATATGCTGCTAAGAATCCTAATTGGCTTGCTGCCAtggatgaagaaattcatgCACTGAAGAATAATCATACATGGGTTTTGGTCCATTGGCCTGCCAACACCAACATTGTGGGCTCCAAATGGGTTTTATGGACCAAATACTTTCCCGATGAATCTGTTGAGCGCCTCAAAGTCCGTCTTGTTGCCAAGGGTTATACACAG AAATGGCCTATTCGTCAACTTGATGTCAAGAACGTGTTTCTCAATGGTACTCTTATTGATCAAGTTTATATGGAGCAGCCTCCAGG CCTTGTTGACACATCTCTTTTTATCTATTATCAGaagtcaaatattatatatttgcttctttatgttgatgacatcattATTACAGACAACAATTATTCACTTCTTGACAGCTTCACTTGTAAACTCAATTCTAAGTTTGCCACTAAGGACTTGGGCTCTCTAAGCTATTTTCTTGGTCTTAAAGCTACTCCAACTTCTGACGGTCTCTTCATCAATCAGCTCAAATATGCACGGGATATTCTTTCTCGAGTTCAATTACTTGACAGTAAGCCTGTCCACACTCCCATGGTTATTTCTCAGCCTCTGTCTACCGATGGCTCTCTGTTTTCCGACCCTACTCTCTACAAATCTCTTGTCGGTACACTCCAGTACTTGACCATCACACGGCTCGACATTGCTCATGCTGTCAACTCTGTCAGCCAATTCTTGCATGCCCCCATTGAAGATCACTTTCTGGCTGTTAAGTGCATCCTCCTCTATGTTAGAGGCACCATTCACTTTGACTTAACTTTTTGCCCATCCTCTTCTCTTGGTGCTCTTGTTGCCTATTTTGATGCTAATTGGGCCGGCTATCCTGATACTCGCCGTTCGACCTCTGGTTACTCTATCTATTTAGGTGATAACTTGGTTTCCTGGCGTGCTAAGAAACAGCCGACTGTCTCTTGTTCTAGCTGCGAATCTGAGTATCGTGTCCTTGCCTTCACTATTGCTGAACTCATTTGGCTCACACATCTCCTGCGTGATCTCTAG